One Blastocatellia bacterium DNA segment encodes these proteins:
- a CDS encoding M20/M25/M40 family metallo-hydrolase, producing the protein MYDQLNAYVQHVRSEFEEKLGQLVEIPTISMDPERKADIERGAELAAQYLTAIGATAEKVATPGNPVVFGQLIQDPRYPTVAIYNHLDVQPANEPEWRQEPFHFFNKDGRYEGRGTTDDKGPALTALMAVRYAVDNGVPLNFKFIWELEEEIGSPHFEHFIKAKKSELKTDSVLVSDTIWISRNKPTIPYGLRGLMGFILRLETGRKDAHSGVTGGAARNPIGELCKLISECYDATTGRVKIPGFYDDVKKATSKEINNYIASGFRLSHFVKAHEFKSIRFNDTARVLRSIMAEPTFEVHGIVGGYTGPGVKTVIPPRAEAKISTRLVPYQNPKKIFKLVKEFIKSKNPDVIVEHEATLQPYLGQFEGPYAEAGRRAMQFAFGKDPAFTREGGSIGAIVTMEKYLKAPIVFLGLSLPEHGYHAPNENYDWGQASGGMKMFVKYFDEISKLNK; encoded by the coding sequence ATGTATGATCAGTTGAATGCGTATGTGCAGCATGTGCGCTCAGAGTTTGAAGAGAAATTGGGGCAGCTTGTTGAAATACCGACAATCAGCATGGACCCGGAACGCAAAGCCGATATTGAGCGCGGCGCCGAGCTCGCCGCTCAGTACCTGACGGCCATCGGCGCAACGGCTGAAAAGGTCGCTACGCCGGGCAATCCGGTGGTGTTTGGGCAGTTGATCCAGGACCCACGCTATCCAACCGTTGCCATCTACAATCATCTTGATGTTCAGCCGGCCAATGAACCAGAGTGGCGACAAGAGCCATTTCACTTTTTCAACAAAGATGGTCGCTACGAGGGTCGTGGCACCACCGATGACAAAGGCCCGGCGCTGACGGCGCTGATGGCCGTGCGCTATGCCGTGGATAATGGCGTGCCGCTCAACTTCAAATTCATCTGGGAACTTGAAGAAGAGATCGGCAGCCCGCATTTCGAGCATTTCATCAAGGCAAAAAAGAGCGAATTAAAGACCGACTCCGTGTTGGTCTCGGACACAATCTGGATTTCACGAAACAAGCCAACAATTCCGTATGGGCTGCGCGGGCTGATGGGCTTCATCCTCCGTCTGGAAACAGGCCGCAAGGATGCGCATTCGGGCGTCACAGGTGGCGCCGCGCGCAATCCCATCGGTGAGCTGTGCAAGCTCATTAGTGAGTGCTACGACGCAACAACCGGACGCGTCAAAATTCCCGGTTTTTACGATGACGTGAAGAAGGCCACCAGCAAGGAGATCAACAACTATATTGCTTCGGGGTTCCGCCTGTCGCACTTTGTCAAAGCGCATGAGTTCAAGAGCATCCGCTTCAACGATACAGCTCGCGTGTTGCGCAGCATCATGGCTGAACCCACGTTTGAAGTGCACGGCATCGTCGGCGGGTATACCGGCCCGGGCGTCAAGACGGTCATTCCGCCACGCGCTGAAGCCAAGATCAGCACGCGGCTCGTGCCTTACCAAAATCCTAAGAAGATTTTCAAACTGGTCAAAGAGTTCATCAAGTCGAAGAATCCGGATGTCATCGTCGAGCATGAGGCCACGTTACAGCCCTACTTGGGTCAGTTTGAAGGACCGTATGCCGAGGCCGGACGCCGGGCGATGCAATTTGCCTTCGGCAAAGACCCAGCGTTCACCCGCGAAGGCGGTTCCATCGGCGCAATTGTGACGATGGAGAAATACTTGAAAGCGCCGATTGTTTTTCTTGGCCTCAGCTTGCCCGAACATGGCTATCATGCGCCCAACGAGAATTATGATTGGGGGCAGGCTTCCGGTGGCATGAAGATGTTCGTCAAGTACTTCGACGAGATTTCCAAACTCAACAAATAG
- a CDS encoding VWA domain-containing protein, with product MHDARIHYLVGWLILCLNGSVLGWAQQDQKGALEQEAIKLTATEVVVDVIVTDKKNKTIVDLTPADFEVYEDGIKQTITSVRLERRGRDASVRMTGEKPSTANPVAPATGSVARQPNLVILVFDNLSLARGSQIHAARAAREYLEKIGPDDWIAVFGIDLRLFMIQQFTRDREALKKAVEIAASSTSRQFTSSAEALERLLQTRGEGQPVSQQLAEAAATRLSPTGDVSRQLDSVLINTFRSFELFEREAQARASVLALLALIRGQQSLPGRKTVILFSEGFSIPSSVAGQFRSVIGNANRYNVAFYTVDAGGLRVESEGGRVSDQVSALATARAAGADPTIVEGGESMLGRVETIGRLNTQSVLVELAEATGGLAIRNTNDLRAGLARIDEDTHTYYVLTYAPSNQDFDGRFRKISLKVNRDDVRVRARSGYFALPSSDAMPVLPHEEPLFEALRVTPRPADFPLKVASLQFPLPPPRMINSVQVVAEIPADRIVLTEDKPASKEKKKDGGKDEPKNYVGQLAVMALVKDARRAVVRKLSQNYAVSVRADRLDAFKSNKILFYRNTDLEPGQYQIELIARDAGSGKASVQQVSLNVPAGSAAPLRLSSIVPVGNVETLRPGERNEGNPFQYGNVTIMPNMDRVYKKSSDQKMLFYFMVQADPTATVNVKIEFIHKYQVVGQSSGALPAPDARGQIQYVAEFPTASFPTGAYDLRVTVTDGTHRVVERTSFTVVD from the coding sequence ATGCACGACGCGCGGATACATTATCTCGTTGGTTGGCTCATTTTGTGCCTGAACGGTTCGGTCTTGGGCTGGGCGCAGCAAGATCAAAAGGGAGCATTGGAACAGGAGGCGATTAAGCTGACCGCCACCGAAGTGGTCGTGGACGTGATTGTGACGGACAAAAAGAACAAGACGATTGTTGATCTGACGCCCGCTGATTTTGAGGTGTACGAGGATGGCATCAAGCAAACGATTACTTCAGTTCGCTTGGAACGGCGGGGGCGTGATGCGTCAGTCCGGATGACGGGAGAGAAACCATCCACGGCCAATCCGGTCGCGCCTGCCACAGGCTCTGTGGCCAGACAACCGAACCTGGTTATTCTGGTGTTCGATAATTTGTCGCTGGCGCGGGGCAGTCAAATCCATGCCGCCCGCGCCGCGCGCGAGTACCTGGAGAAGATCGGACCTGATGATTGGATCGCCGTGTTTGGCATTGACCTGCGGCTCTTCATGATTCAGCAGTTCACCCGTGACCGTGAGGCGCTGAAGAAAGCGGTGGAGATTGCGGCCAGCAGCACGTCACGCCAGTTCACTTCGAGCGCCGAGGCATTGGAACGCCTCCTGCAAACGCGCGGCGAGGGGCAGCCTGTCTCACAACAGCTTGCCGAAGCCGCAGCGACGCGCCTCTCGCCAACGGGCGATGTTAGCCGTCAGCTTGATAGCGTGTTGATCAACACGTTTCGCAGTTTCGAGCTGTTCGAGCGCGAAGCGCAAGCGCGCGCCAGCGTGCTAGCGTTGCTTGCATTGATTCGTGGTCAACAATCGCTGCCCGGACGCAAGACGGTGATTCTGTTTTCCGAAGGCTTCTCGATTCCTTCAAGCGTGGCTGGACAGTTCCGCTCAGTGATCGGCAATGCCAACCGGTATAACGTGGCGTTCTACACGGTTGATGCCGGCGGATTGCGCGTGGAGAGTGAAGGTGGGCGCGTTAGCGACCAAGTCTCGGCGCTGGCCACTGCGCGCGCGGCAGGCGCTGATCCGACGATTGTGGAAGGCGGGGAATCCATGTTAGGTCGTGTTGAAACGATTGGCCGGCTCAACACGCAGAGCGTGCTCGTGGAGTTAGCCGAAGCGACCGGCGGCCTGGCCATTCGCAACACCAATGACCTGCGGGCCGGACTGGCGCGCATTGATGAAGATACGCACACGTACTACGTGTTGACCTATGCGCCATCGAATCAGGATTTCGACGGGCGCTTCCGTAAAATCTCGCTCAAAGTCAACCGCGATGATGTGCGTGTGCGGGCGCGCAGTGGATACTTCGCGCTGCCGTCGAGTGATGCCATGCCGGTGCTGCCACACGAGGAACCCTTGTTTGAGGCGCTGCGGGTGACGCCTCGGCCAGCAGACTTTCCGCTGAAGGTCGCTTCGTTGCAATTCCCGCTGCCGCCGCCGCGCATGATCAATAGCGTGCAGGTGGTCGCTGAAATTCCTGCCGACAGGATCGTTCTCACCGAAGACAAGCCGGCTAGCAAAGAGAAGAAAAAGGATGGCGGTAAAGACGAGCCAAAGAACTATGTCGGACAACTGGCCGTCATGGCGCTTGTCAAGGACGCGCGCCGCGCGGTTGTGCGCAAGCTCAGTCAAAATTATGCGGTCAGCGTTCGCGCGGATCGTCTGGACGCATTTAAGTCGAATAAGATTTTGTTTTATCGCAACACAGACCTGGAACCAGGTCAGTATCAAATTGAGCTGATTGCCCGCGATGCTGGCAGCGGCAAGGCCAGCGTGCAACAGGTGTCGCTGAACGTGCCGGCGGGGAGCGCAGCGCCATTGCGGTTGAGCAGCATTGTGCCTGTGGGCAACGTCGAGACACTGCGTCCCGGCGAGCGCAACGAGGGCAATCCGTTCCAGTACGGCAACGTCACCATCATGCCGAACATGGATCGGGTGTATAAGAAATCGTCGGATCAGAAGATGCTCTTTTACTTCATGGTGCAGGCCGATCCGACAGCGACCGTCAACGTCAAGATCGAGTTCATTCATAAGTACCAAGTGGTGGGCCAATCCTCAGGCGCGCTGCCGGCGCCGGACGCGCGCGGCCAGATTCAGTATGTAGCCGAATTCCCGACCGCTTCGTTTCCCACCGGCGCGTATGATTTACGGGTCACCGTGACCGACGGCACGCATCGCGTGGTCGAGCGGACTTCATTCACCGTGGTGGATTGA
- a CDS encoding carboxypeptidase-like regulatory domain-containing protein: protein MNMKGLAKRFTYVVVTVWMSCLSQAVFAQATSGTITGTVTDIQGAVVPEAEVVVINQATGFQYRTKSNDDGFFAVTALPVGVYSVQASAAGFKQIVMRDIKLDVGGSIKLTVVLDVGQMTEVVIIEGGGEVLINKSSPTINSTITGRQITELPFVSRDALDLVLTLPGTATPGTPRTSSINGLPKGAIDITFDGINVQDNYLRSSDGFFTIVRPRIDAVEEVSVTTSNAGADAAGEGAVKIKFVTKSGTNEWHGGGWWYHRNTALNSNYFFNNQARLPRQIIVLNQFGGKIGGPVIKNRFFFFFAQDEFRLPQSSFVRRNILTAEARRGLFTYARTDRPGQTNAVNLFDLAGRNGFPSTADPQITALLEQIDQARGSVAVRKLDLIRDEIGFNSRTYDRRSFSSLRLDLNITSNHRWEGTYHYQYFNNQGSPVIPGFTQRSGQVSNRYLISTALRSTLAANKVNEFRFGFQAAPVAFNPGVGLETFTSGFVVNFPSFLTSPFQFPTAGRNTPYYQWADQFTWTKGAHNLNFGGNFSWIRSKVVDYDPFGLGSAIPDISFGVLPTDPADAMFNTDNFPGISTANELPRARALYAFLTGRISGVTGSVYVNERTRKYEQFIPLVQKTEHVEYGFYAQDSWRATQELTLNYGLRWEYQGAPRNTNNIYSTPGFEGLWGISGVGNLFRPGVLTGRPTVYHLVGDQPVYARDLDNLAPSLGFAWSPQSQHWLMRKLFGTGGASAIRGGFSISYTREGLTILNDFMIGPNPGPYAFGELVPDVHFTPGSLLLRNGVPPLSRQPREFQFPIAQADFTYGGVAPNAFIPNLKTPYVQQWSFGLQREIMRDTVLEIRYVGNRGVKLYRQFDLNEVNIFENGFLQEFINAQNNLRISRAANRGALFSNQGLPGQVRLPILEAAFGTTNPRAPLFRNTTFVNYLDTGQAGAFAQSLAFSAAFFPRLVAAGYPPNFFVVNPETTAGNYVLDNGGASSYNALQIELRRRLSKGLLVQGNYTFSKSLTNFAVVDAVTFQNYITIRNPDLNKGLSPFDITHALKVNWIYELPFGPGRLWNTSSSMLNKIIGGWQTDGIVRIQSGPPFRLTSGRLTYNGSATPLSTTVVLKNITRNQLQKMLKIRKLPNGRVFFFPPELIGSDGRANPEFIDSPTTPGELGAFFFLHGPPFYRADLSVLKKTPLTEKLNLEFRAEFLNAFNTVNFFFPVSAASQARNHSINSVTFGEVFEAYRDFGTTNDPGGRIIQFVFRINF from the coding sequence ATGAACATGAAGGGTCTTGCTAAGCGGTTTACATACGTAGTGGTCACTGTGTGGATGAGCTGCCTCAGTCAAGCTGTGTTCGCGCAGGCAACCAGCGGCACGATCACAGGTACTGTGACGGATATTCAGGGCGCGGTTGTCCCTGAGGCCGAGGTGGTGGTGATCAATCAGGCCACAGGCTTCCAGTACAGAACAAAATCCAATGACGATGGCTTCTTTGCCGTGACGGCGCTGCCCGTCGGCGTATACTCGGTTCAGGCCAGCGCAGCCGGTTTTAAGCAAATCGTGATGCGTGACATCAAACTTGATGTCGGGGGCTCGATCAAATTGACCGTCGTGCTGGACGTTGGGCAGATGACTGAGGTCGTTATCATTGAAGGGGGCGGGGAAGTCCTGATCAATAAGAGCTCGCCAACTATCAATTCAACGATCACCGGACGACAGATTACCGAGCTGCCGTTTGTATCCCGTGACGCGCTCGATTTGGTGCTCACGCTGCCGGGCACAGCGACGCCGGGGACGCCGCGCACATCGTCCATCAACGGCCTACCTAAAGGCGCGATTGACATCACATTTGACGGCATCAATGTGCAAGACAATTACCTGCGCAGTTCAGATGGATTCTTCACGATTGTTCGTCCGCGCATTGACGCCGTTGAAGAAGTATCGGTGACCACCAGCAATGCCGGCGCTGACGCTGCCGGCGAAGGCGCCGTCAAAATCAAGTTCGTCACCAAAAGCGGAACGAACGAATGGCATGGCGGCGGCTGGTGGTATCATCGCAACACGGCGCTCAATAGTAATTACTTTTTCAACAATCAGGCGCGGCTGCCACGGCAAATCATTGTACTCAACCAGTTCGGGGGCAAAATCGGCGGCCCCGTCATCAAAAACCGCTTCTTTTTCTTCTTCGCGCAGGACGAATTCCGGTTGCCGCAATCGAGCTTTGTGCGGCGTAACATTCTGACGGCGGAAGCTCGACGCGGATTATTCACCTACGCGCGCACAGATCGTCCTGGGCAGACCAACGCGGTGAACCTATTTGACCTGGCCGGGCGCAACGGCTTTCCCAGCACAGCCGATCCTCAAATTACCGCGCTGTTGGAACAAATTGATCAGGCGCGCGGTTCGGTTGCGGTTCGCAAGCTCGACCTGATTCGTGATGAGATCGGTTTCAACAGCCGGACCTACGATCGTCGCAGCTTCTCTTCGCTGCGTCTGGACCTGAACATCACAAGCAATCATCGTTGGGAAGGCACATATCATTACCAGTACTTCAATAACCAGGGCAGTCCGGTGATCCCTGGCTTCACACAACGCAGTGGCCAGGTGTCGAATCGCTACCTCATCTCCACCGCGCTGCGTTCGACGCTGGCTGCCAACAAAGTCAATGAATTTCGCTTCGGCTTTCAGGCCGCGCCCGTTGCTTTCAATCCAGGCGTCGGCCTGGAGACCTTTACCAGCGGCTTTGTTGTCAATTTTCCATCGTTTCTGACCAGCCCGTTTCAGTTTCCAACGGCCGGACGCAATACGCCCTATTATCAGTGGGCAGATCAATTCACGTGGACAAAAGGGGCGCACAATCTCAATTTTGGCGGCAATTTCAGTTGGATCAGATCGAAAGTCGTGGACTACGATCCATTCGGCTTAGGCAGCGCCATCCCCGACATCAGTTTTGGCGTGTTGCCGACCGACCCGGCTGATGCAATGTTCAACACGGACAATTTCCCCGGCATCAGCACAGCGAACGAACTGCCTCGGGCGCGCGCGTTGTACGCGTTTCTGACCGGGCGCATTTCGGGCGTCACCGGTTCCGTCTACGTCAACGAGCGAACGCGCAAGTATGAACAGTTCATCCCACTCGTACAAAAAACTGAACACGTCGAATATGGTTTCTACGCACAGGATTCGTGGCGCGCGACGCAAGAGCTGACGCTCAATTATGGTTTGCGATGGGAGTATCAAGGCGCCCCTCGGAACACCAACAACATTTATTCTACGCCCGGCTTTGAAGGTCTATGGGGCATTTCTGGTGTTGGCAATCTGTTCAGACCCGGCGTATTGACGGGCCGTCCGACGGTCTATCATCTGGTTGGTGATCAACCGGTGTATGCACGCGATCTGGATAATCTGGCGCCGAGTCTGGGTTTTGCCTGGAGCCCTCAGTCACAACATTGGCTCATGCGAAAATTATTCGGCACGGGCGGCGCATCCGCTATTCGCGGCGGTTTCTCCATCAGCTACACGCGCGAAGGGCTGACGATCTTGAATGATTTCATGATCGGGCCGAATCCGGGGCCGTATGCCTTTGGCGAGCTGGTCCCCGATGTGCACTTCACGCCGGGTTCGTTGCTGTTGCGCAACGGCGTGCCGCCCTTGTCTCGCCAGCCCCGCGAGTTCCAATTTCCTATCGCGCAGGCTGACTTCACCTATGGCGGCGTGGCGCCCAACGCGTTCATCCCCAATTTGAAGACGCCGTACGTCCAACAATGGTCGTTCGGTCTGCAACGCGAGATCATGCGCGACACGGTGCTAGAAATTCGCTACGTGGGCAATCGCGGCGTCAAACTCTATCGGCAATTCGATCTGAACGAAGTGAACATCTTTGAGAATGGATTCTTGCAGGAGTTCATCAACGCGCAGAACAACCTGCGGATCAGTCGCGCAGCCAATCGTGGCGCCTTGTTCTCCAATCAAGGCCTGCCCGGACAGGTGCGGTTGCCGATTTTGGAAGCGGCCTTTGGCACGACAAATCCGCGAGCGCCACTGTTCCGCAACACGACGTTCGTCAATTATCTGGATACAGGTCAAGCCGGCGCGTTCGCTCAGTCGCTGGCCTTCAGCGCCGCCTTCTTCCCGCGCCTAGTAGCCGCTGGTTATCCACCTAATTTCTTCGTTGTCAATCCGGAGACAACGGCCGGCAATTACGTGCTGGATAACGGCGGCGCGTCCAGTTACAACGCGCTGCAGATCGAGCTGCGCCGCCGCCTATCCAAAGGATTGCTCGTGCAAGGCAATTACACGTTCTCTAAGTCGCTGACGAATTTCGCTGTCGTTGATGCTGTCACGTTTCAAAATTACATCACCATTCGAAATCCTGACCTGAATAAAGGATTGTCGCCGTTTGACATTACCCACGCGCTGAAGGTCAATTGGATTTACGAGCTGCCATTTGGCCCCGGGCGCTTGTGGAACACCAGCTCGAGCATGCTGAACAAAATCATCGGCGGCTGGCAAACCGACGGGATTGTGCGCATTCAAAGCGGACCGCCGTTTCGCTTGACCAGTGGGCGACTGACGTACAACGGTTCAGCTACACCGCTGAGCACAACTGTTGTGTTGAAGAACATCACTCGCAATCAACTCCAGAAAATGCTCAAGATCCGCAAGCTGCCAAATGGCCGTGTGTTTTTCTTTCCTCCCGAATTGATCGGCTCGGACGGGCGCGCCAATCCTGAGTTCATTGATTCGCCGACCACGCCGGGCGAGCTGGGCGCATTTTTCTTCCTGCACGGCCCGCCATTCTACCGGGCAGACCTGAGCGTGCTGAAGAAAACTCCTCTCACCGAGAAGCTGAATCTAGAATTTCGCGCCGAGTTTTTGAATGCGTTTAACACGGTAAATTTCTTCTTCCCCGTCTCGGCTGCTTCACAGGCGCGCAATCACAGCATCAACAGTGTGACGTTCGGTGAGGTATTTGAAGCCTATCGGGACTTCGGCACGACCAACGATCCAGGCGGCCGGATTATTCAGTTCGTCTTCCGAATCAATTTCTAG